TTATCGTAATTATGTGCCCAGTGTTCAGTAAATACTAGATTTCTGGTTAGATAGAGGAGGTGGGATTCTTGATTTCTGACTAACTGCTTGACTTGCTAAGCTGTTATGCAGTCGCATTCACTGTAGGGGACTAGACAAAACTACCATTGAATTAATTAGCAAGCATGGgcgcattaaataattttagtcaTAACCACTGGCTAATGATCAGACTGGTGAGTTTGCAACCACGAGATCCGTGTTAATGGCAGTGCAAGACATTGAGCAACATAGATTTctaataaacaagtaaaatataaagtaaagagttcAATAGAATGATCAAACATTAAATTGTCTAAACATCTAAATTTGATTATCAAAAACTGATGTGTAAAAGGAAATAAAAGGAAAGACAGTAACATACAGGAATCCTTCTGCCACGCCAGCGGCTACCATCTTTGGACCAGTGGGTGGTCCCTACAGAGCGCTTCTCTCTAAATTCATAACTGATGAAATGCAATTTGATGACAGCTGTAAACAAGTGCAAAGAGAGTCTGATACCATAAATCATCAAAACTGCACACGCATAGATTCTGCAGTTCACACTGAAGGCTACTGCTGTGAATTAATGAGgcacaaaaagaaaaagcaaaaacgcTCCAATATAACAGGATGCATTGCTGAGCCCTGGTATACACCAAGCAAAACACCTGTTCTTTCCACTGCTGAAACAGGCCTGTAGCGTTAATGCAAAAATTCAGCAATACAACTAACAACTTcactaaactgtaaaaaaaaaaataataataaataaatacaaattttaaataaaaaatagtattggagtatgttttacttGCGTCTCATTgtaataaattgataaatttactagcaatttctgagtgaaaactgtttctacagatattttgtgtgtgagtgtgtatatatttggaagcaaaacaaaaaatgttgggGCTACTCCTAAATCAACAACACATCTTAGGGTGAAAAGAATTTCTTCTCTCTTTACGCATGGATGAGACGGATAGATGGATGAGTCACTTAAAGGATGTTATAACAGTGTGGGCACTGCACACACCTGTATTGCCGTAGCGTCGGGCATGCTCAGTCTGCGCACAAACTGCCCACTCTGTCCTGTGAAGAAACGGTCTGCCCCTGAGCCCCAAGTCCCACTCAACGGCCGGCCCGTATTGTAGAACATAAAGGTATCACTTCCTGAGGTGGCGGTCAGGCAGGTCTTATAGCAGTATGTTTTGGTTAAAGAGCCATTTCCTCGGACCTCAATGTAGTGTGGTTCCACTTTCAGGTCCCTCCGCATCATCGCAGACTGTTGCTGGACTGTTACCCCTCCAGCAGCGCCACCACCTCCACCTGCGGCTCcacctcctccaccacctgcAGCCACACTACCACTTCCACCGTCTTTGGGTGTCTTCTTCATTGtagtcttctttttcttcttggaCCCACAGCAAGGTGAGCAGGAGCAGGCATCCGGCTGGCTGCAGTAGGCATGGCAGCGAACAATTGCTAGGACAAAGATGGTGAGCAAGAAAACAAAGGTGGTTGCACTCAGGGCAATGATAAGATAGAGGGTTACATGGGAGAATATCATTGTGCCGTGTGGCTTGATAATCCGTTTTGGGTCTGGGGCCACTTTGGGTGGGAGCTCCATAACGGCAATGTTGATTGTTGTAGATGCAGAGCGGGGAGGCAAACCATGATCTCGTACATGCACTGTGAGGCTAAAGACAGTAGCATTATCCTCGTTTACTCGCCGTGTTGTGCGGATTTCACCTGTGTACTCATGCACCTTAAACAAGTCCAATTCCAGAGGGTGATGGAGGCTGTATAGCAACCAGGCATTTTCTCCAGCATCTAAGTCCCAAGCCAGGATACGTGAAACAAGGACTCCTGCCTCTGAGTTACGCAAAATAGTCTCTGTGGAGTGTGAGCCGTTTGCCGCTGGGCGAACAAATTGCGGGCTGTGGTCGTTGGAGTCCATGATGTAAATATAAACAGTTGCCACTCTGCTCAAAGGTGGCACACCGTTGTCTTGAGCTTTAACCTGGAAATGAAACTCACGCAACTTCTCGAAGTCAAACGATCGCAGTGCATACACCTCACCTGAGGCAGGTTTGACAGAAACATATGATGCCACTGAAATACCATAGTTGTTGTCATTTAAGACAGTGTATGTGATGCGAGCGTTCTCACCAGCATCAGGATCTGTTGCCTTGACGACGCACAAAGGGGCACTAGGTGCATTGTTTTCTGAGACATAAACAGTGTATGAAGTCTGTTCAAAACGTGGTGGATTGTCATTTACATCTGCCACTTCTACTCGTACCGTCATTGACGATGAAAGAGGTGGCGTTCCACCATCCGTGGCTGTAACTGTGACGTTGTATGATGCTATTGTCTCTCGGTCCAGGAAGGCAGAGGTAACAATGGTGTAATGGTTTCGgaatgatttgattttaaaaggtAGATTTGGGGGGATGATGTCCAAGGTGACCTGCTTATTTTGTCCAGAGTCTTTGTCATTTATGCTTATTAAAGCCACCAGAGTGTCTGCACGCACATCCTCCCGAACTGGACTGGAGAGTGAGGAGAGCACAATCTCAGGAGGGTTATCATTCACATCCAGCACCTCCACCACCACTTTACAGTGCACTGCTACGGCCCCTTGGCCTCTGTCTGCTGCCTGGATATACATCTCATAGGTGTTGGTTTCTTCATAGTCCACATTACTTTTAACTCTAATTTCTCCACTGTCTGTGTCTACGGAAAACACCTGCCTCACTCTTTCTGGCGTGTAAGAGCTAAATGAGTAATACACCTCCCCATTGGAGCCCTCATCTCTATCTGTGGCGTTTAATTTAATTACCAGCGCGCCAACAGGAGAGTTTTCCCGCAGTTTCACTTTGTATACGGAACTGCCGAAGACTGGCACGTTGTCATTTGTATCCAAAACGCGCACGTTGATTTTGGCTGTGCCTGAGCGAGGAGGAGATCCGCCGTCAGTAGCGGTGAGTAGAAACTGGTGCGACGGCAAAAGCTCACGGTCGAAAGGTTTTTTCAGCACGAGCTCTATGTGTTTTCCGTCAGCAGGTGGTTTAGTTGAATCGAGCGCCAGGTGTTCATTTGAGGTGAGGCGATAATGGCGCACGGAATTTGAGGCGTCGTCAGAATCCTGCGCGCCCTCAATGGAAAACCGCGTGCCTGGCTGTGCGCCCTCGGAGATCTCCAACTGGTACTCGTCTCGCGGGAAAAGCGGCGAGTTGTCATTTGCATCCAAAATCTCAACATCCACATTGTGCTGTTCAAATGGGTTTTCTAATACCACGTCGAGACTAAGCGTGCAGGTGCCGCTGAATTCACAGAGCGTTTCGCGGTCAATCCGGTCGCTTATAACAAGCTTACCAGTTTTGTGGTTGATGCTGAAGTATCGCCTCGCACTGTCGGAGCTGATTCTGATCCGACGAGCCGAAAGCTTTCGCAGATCCAGCCCGAGATCCCGAACAAGATCACCAACGACAGTGCCGCTCTCCAGCTCCTCCTGAATGCTGTAGCGAATTTGTGCATTTGTAAGGGCACTTAGTAGAACaataagaacaaaaacaaagaggCACGTTCTCTTTTATGCAGCTACATCGCCCTGCAACAGCCATCGCAAGCTGGCAACATCCACAGACGGATTAAAAACCGCTTTCCGCCTTGAGAGCTCCCCGCGCAACAGCTCCAAATCACGGCATCCAAAAAAACGGGCGGACTATGTGCAGGATGACCAAAGCCTCCGCTGCGCTGCCTTTTTAAACAGACATTTTCCTGCTTCATCCATGTTCTCTCTTTTGTTTGCGCCCcagctctttttttcttctctcctctccGCGAAGCTGACTCTTGTTTCCCTACACAAGGGTGCTGCCTAtcgctccttctctctctcctgtccCCCTCCCTTACCCTGTGCTGTACAGGCGGGGGATGGGAGCAACGCGCTCTAACCAGCGCAGCTCACTGCATTTCAGCACCTCCGAACAAAAACATCGACAAGCCTATTAACATCCAGATGTACCACGAAGAATAAAATAACACAAGTATAGTAAGAAAATGATCGCTTTCTCTCGCCTTTTACAGCATTCGTCTTGTTTTTAAAACGTTCTCATTAATATCGATTTAAAACACGGATGCATTCAATCACAGAGACCGTGCCACCGCCCTTTTCTCATTGTCTCCTCTTCTCAGCGCACAGCTGAGGTGACTAGATGGGATTCTGTACAGAAAATTGCTCACATGAAATAAAGGACATTTCACCAACATACGAACGACGAAATATATTTTATCACAACAACATATTTGATTTTTGAACATATACATTTGATATGCAATGTCCTGACTAGTTTGTTCTCGCTTTTCATTTCAGAAAGCCATCTCACTTCTCACTGTCTATGCATTAGATACTGCTGACAGCCTTTATAGTTAGCCGTCAGCATTCACTCGCTGGCCACTCACTCGCTCTTCCTACTATCCACAAAACTGACAGATTAAATTGTCACCGATTACAAATGGAGCATCTCTGACTGCTTTGCCTCTCCCACACatttccttcctctctctctctcctcttttgcTTTTACCATGGGGCTCATCCACTcgatcatttttttaattattattatttttttttatttttattttttttaatgtacaaaacAGGTGCAGGGATAAAGGTTCTGATGCAAGCCAGCTCACCAACATAATGCCACTTTCCTCTTCTATACCTGTGAACATGAaaaaagtgcacacatacactACGTGCAATTTGGCCACATTTTTTCAACTGATAGTCAACAGCAAACCAGaggaatataaaaagaaaaaggcaaaCGCAATAAAGTGATTCATCCTAAGGATGCAACATGAGAAATGCTGCAATACAAagttacaagaaaagaaaaaaggctaaaatagagataaaaaagtataaaagaatAAGCAGAAAATTTCctcttttttaaagataaatatatagaGTAGAGATGCTCACGGTAAAGATGACGGTTTGAGAAAATGATTTTGAGCCATGGGGCGCCGCTCATTCACCAAACGCAGGCTTCTTAAGTGGATGCAAGGTTTGTAAAGGTGATTGGAGGTAGGAAGGTGCAGAGCCAGTGGCTGTTTTCTACGCAAGCAACACatagtctaaataaataaataaataaatagtcgtTAATAATATTTTCGCATTATTAGTTTAAGACATCCAAAGAGCCATAACAAATCAAAGATATAAAAAGGATACTAAAATACCGCACATTCCTCATATGGCTTGTGTGGGTCCAGTTCTGTTGCAGGGCTTTTGATGCCAAGTTTCAAACGAATAACGGTACCTCACAGGAGCCAACAAAACTTTAATTAATCAAGGCCAGGCGGGAAGTTACATCAGACCGCCAACAGTCCTGACACTTTATCTATTAATGTCCACTGGGGCTATTAGATATCCATTGGAAGCTATAAACTCTGGGCAGTGTATTtggcgcgctctctctctctctctctctctccagtcagACATTAGCACACATCTCACACAATCGAGCCGCCAGCTCACGCTGTCTCTGGGCAGAAGTGACCAGACTATGGATTTTCACGGTGTTTTGCAATGCGACTACGATTGACGGTTACTGATGACTTGAAACGATGATGACCTGAGCTCatgtaaattcaattaaaaacagaaattcgATTAATATCACTTTCGTCTAATGTGATAAACACGACGAGTATAATCGCCTAAGGCGATCCTTAACACCTGCCTATCTTTTGTAGCCAAGACTTGAAGGTATGCGATTACACAGAAATAAACCTACCCTGACAaatatttacttgattaaaaaatGTGACAACTAGTGGTGCTATTTGACGACAAGTGATGTCTGGCAGGATTTGCTGTACAAATAGCAGTGCTATGTTTAGGTTGATGTTTAGACGGAATGACCTAGAAGAACCTGGTGCTTTGAGTCATCAGGCCACAGGGCGAGTAAAAGCTCCCCCACATTCCACCCTCTCTCGCCTCAGCTCGCCTCTCTCCCTCTAGAGAATCCGCGCGCCCACGACAAGACAGAACGCAGCGACACGCTCTGATCAGAACCACTgtgtttaaaagagagagagagaatttagaatttttctagcaactttatttaacaaaaaatttactcacataatttatttttttcacattttctttttaaatccatTATATAAAAAGAGTGCAGAATGAagttcattttcaataaaagaacaCAAAGCTCTTCTATAACACCATAttcttttacaaatatttaaagagTCCAAAGCtttgtaaaaactaaaatcaattaaAAGCCTTGATTTGATCATAGCTGTAAACACCCTTTCAACattataatccttttttttttgctcaatttgATCTCTTCTGCTAATGTAAATGGCCATTTTGCtttacccaaaataaaatttaaaggggtcatatgatgttgctaaaaagaacattattttgtgtatttggtgtaatgaaatgtatttatgcggtttaaagttaaaaacgcattattttccacattattgtttctcctctatgccccgcctttctgaaacgcgtcgttttttacaaagcccttggtctgaaaagcgagatgtgctctgattggccagctgtccaatgcgttgtgattggtcgaatgcctcaagcgtgtgacggaaatgttacgccccttgccgcaacaagacaaaaccaattaaacccattacaaacgagccatttgttggatccactggggacataattatggattataataacttataccgtgtttttacacgttgcattgcgccgagtaaacataaaaccatgtctgcatttgtgatcggagaaacgacaaacataaagcgctactctacactagAGGTCTGCACGGGCTTTAAACTGACGCACGAACCCGGCCCGTACCCGAGATCAACTGACCCGACCCGACCCGACCCGAGCGGCAGAATTAAACTTAGAGccctgaaatcttttttttttttttttttttttttttatcacaacgAATAGccaattaaagtaataataataataataataataacaataataataataataataataataatacattctgTAGCCTATTTCATGATTGCATGCAACTGACAGTAAACAAATACATGTAAAGAAACAGAATCATTAATACTCGGCCAGTTCACaaggcaaaataaaaaacacttactgGTTATGAAAGTTTATGAACATCAGGTGCAGCGGTGACATAAATTCTGCCGATTTTTTGAATGGTTGTACATATGAAAAGACGATAATTCTTCCAACGTGCAAATTATGGTCATTTTCGTTAGTTAAGGCTCGTTTGAATTCAGCCGGTTTTAAATCTGACACAGAGATGCAGTGCGGTAAGATCGCacttatttgaattaattaattatataatttatttgaattagtgtgtgtgtgtgtgtgtgtgtgtgtgtgtgtgtgtgtgtgtgtgtgtgagagagagagagagagagtgagagtgagagagagtgagagagagatgaaagttgcGTCTGTGTGAACCTGCGTCTTCGCGTCTCTCTCTACAATCAATGGGGCATAGTTACTACAAAAACAGCGATTTCACCCCCTCCTTGCAGAGAAATACAACGTTGCGAGCCAGAAGCCTGTCGAACCTATAATAAAAGTTTCCGTGCTGTGTTGTCCTGTGCAATAATGTATGTGCCTGCGTTTATGAGAGCAGAGCAGCCTACTGcatatagttttagtttagctATAAACCTGAGCTGACCCGAACCTGAAGCTATTCATTAAACATTAACCCGTCCCCTACCCGAAACCCGAAAGTATTTCGGACCAGTTGGGCTTGGGTCGGGTAGCAGACCTCTACTCTACAcagctcaaaactcgcgtttgaatcatcagtgccaaatcctttaaatatgtaattacttacagactgtgagtcagaacagctggcattgtagtcttctctcccaggatcaggaaacagtccaccataaaatgcgctgcacacatctgaatatgaGGGTTGAACtattctgaaacagtgttgtaaatacaaacctgattccaaaaaagttgggacactgtacaaattgtgagtaaaaaaggaatggaataatttacaaatctcataaacttatattttattcacaatagaatatagataaaatatcgaatgttgaaagtgagacattttgaaatgtcatgccaaatattggctcattttggatttcatgagaactacacattccaaaaaagttgggacaggtagcaataagaggccggaaaagttaaatgtacatataaggaacagctggaggaccaatttgcaacttattaggtcaattggcaacatgattgggtataaaaaagagcctctcagagtggtagtgtctctcagaagtcaagatgggcagaggatcaccaattcccccaatgctgcggcaaaaaatagtggagcaatatcagaaaggagtttctcagagaaaatttGCCAAGAGTTTGAAGTCAAACATCTACAGTGcaaaatatcatccaaagattcagagaatctggaacaatctctgtgcgtaagggtcaaggccggaaaaccatactggatgcccgtgatcttcgggcccttagacggcactgcatcacatacaggaatgctactgtaatgggaaatcacaacatgggctcaggaatacttccagaaaacattgttggtgaacacaatccaccgtgccattcgctgttgccagctaaaactctataggtcaaaaaagaagccatatctaaaatatgatccagaagcgcaggcgttttctctgggtcaagactcatttaaaatggactgtggcaaagtggaaaactgttctgtggtcagacgaatcaaaatttgaagttatttttggaaaactgggacgccatttcatccggactaaagaggtcaaggacaacccaagttgttatcagcgctcagttcagaatcctgcatctctgatggtatggggttgcatgagtgcgtgttgCATGGGCAgat
The Cyprinus carpio isolate SPL01 chromosome B14, ASM1834038v1, whole genome shotgun sequence DNA segment above includes these coding regions:
- the pcdh2ac gene encoding LOW QUALITY PROTEIN: protocadherin 2 alpha c (The sequence of the model RefSeq protein was modified relative to this genomic sequence to represent the inferred CDS: deleted 1 base in 1 codon) gives rise to the protein MAVAGRCSCIKENVPLCFVLIVLLSALTNAQIRYSIQEELESGTVVGDLVRDLGLDLRKLSARRIRISSDSARRYFSINHKTGKLVISDRIDRETLCEFSGTCTLSLDVVLENPFEQHNVDVEILDANDNSPLFPRDEYQLEISEGAQPGTRFSIEGAQDSDDASNSVRHYRLTSNEHLALDSTKPPADGKHIELVLKKPFDRELLPSHQFLLTATDGGSPPRSGTAKINVRVLDTNDNVPVFGSSVYKVKLRENSPVGALVIKLNATDRDEGSNGEVYYSFSSYTPERVRQVFSVDTDSGEIRVKSNVDYEETNTYEMYIQAADRGQGAVAVHCKVVVEVLDVNDNPPEIVLSSLSSPVREDVRADTLVALISINDKDSGQNKQVTLDIIPPNLPFKIKSFRNHYTIVTSAFLDRETIASYNVTVTATDGGTPPLSSSMTVRVEVADVNDNPPRFEQTSYTVYVSENNAPSAPLCVVKATDPDAGENARITYTVLNDNNYGISVASYVSVKPASGEVYALRSFDFEKLREFHFQVKAQDNGVPPLSRVATVYIYIMDSNDHSPQFVRPAANGSHSTETILRNSEAGVLVSRILAWDLDAGENAWLLYSLHHPLELDLFKVHEYTGEIRTTRRVNEDNATVFSLTVHVRDHGLPPRSASTTINIAVMELPPKVAPDPKRIIKPHGTMIFSHVTLYLIIALSATTFVFLLTIFVLAIVRCHAYCSQPDACSCSPCCGSKKKKKTTMKKTPKDGGSGSVAAGGGGGGAAGGGGGAAGGVTVQQQSAMMRRDLKVEPHYIEVRGNGSLTKTYCYKTCLTATSGSDTFMFYNTGRPLSGTWGSGADRFFTGQSGQFVRRLSMPDATAIQPKAPNTDWRYSASLRAGMQSSVHMEESSVMQGAQGVLVQNWPTVSSAPDNEGGEVSPPLGAGVDSNSWHFRYGPGPGGPPHLKPGEVPPEAFIIPGSPAIISIRQGQDGDDKSDFITFGKKEEAKKKKKKKKEKKDKREKGKDDDDD